A single Capricornis sumatraensis isolate serow.1 chromosome 20, serow.2, whole genome shotgun sequence DNA region contains:
- the LOC138096926 gene encoding syncytin-1-like, giving the protein MQTHYGMTDGKGAQDQRQKQIQHKVQQDLIKLATEASNPHHEPNKLLDQVHQALKPLDFSSQIFTSINDTYQTLTETSPNLSCWLCLPLRPRPFLAQLIPSKGIEAQNLTRNATKVTWPMGPMTTEVLYLPANASCVLANDTSLTTVACDGSRRGPHPQTLQYAENPGYSFSVIRPPYYNVFHPTGHSLAPIFLMPYLTILTPQAMEDQIRPTHRPRRALAAAPLLLGGGLFTTLGLGAGGLGSATHFYYKLSADLSRDLDKVADSLMALQTQITSLAGVAVQNRRALDLLTARKGGTCQFLGEDCCFFINASGVVQNKVQELRESIRFRQAKSGGSDFFGWWKSSWAKWLFPLLRPLTALFLILSIGPCVFQIILQRVRDLNQTANGRMLIVAEYSKLPSRDPEAP; this is encoded by the coding sequence ATGCAAACTCATTATGGAATGACAGACGGGAAAGGGGCCCAAGATCAgagacaaaaacaaatccaacatAAGGTCCAACAAGACCTCATAAAGCTAGCAACTGAAGCCTCTAATCCACACCATGAGCCCAACAAACTCCTAGACCAGGTTCATCAGGCGCTCAAACCCTTAGATTTTTCATCCCAAATTTTCACCAGCATCAATGACACCTATCAGACCCTAACTGAAACCTCACCAAACCTCTCATGTTGGCTCTGTCTTCCCTTGAGACCCCGGCCATTCCTTGCCCAACTGATTCCCAGCAAAGGCATAGAGGCCCAAAATCTCACTCGAAATGCCACAAAAGTAACCTGGCCAATGGGGCCCATGACCACCGAGGTATTGTATCTACCAGCCAATGCCTCTTGTGTTCTGGCCAACGACACCTCATTGACCACAGTGGCCTGTGATGGCTCGAGACGAGGCCCCCATCCCCAAACCCTCCAATATGCGGAAAATCCGGGATATTCTTTCTCTGTAATCAGACCGCCTTACTACAATGTTTTCCACCCAACTGGACACAGCCTTGCACCCATCTTCCTTATGCCCTATCTGACCATTCTGACACCACAGGCGATGGAAGACCAGATCCGACCAACCCACCGCCCACGAAGGGCATTGGCTGCAGCTCCCCTGCTCCTCGGAGGAGGTTTATTCACAACCTtaggactgggggcagggggatTGGGATCAGCCACACACTTTTACTATAAGCTCTCCGCAGACCTCAGTCGAGACCTGGACAAGGTGGCAGACTCCCTGATGGCATTACAGACCCAGATAACTTCTCTGGCAGGAGTAGCTGTCCAAAATCGAAGGGCCCTAGACCTGCTAACGGCCAGAAAAGGGGGAACCTGTCAGTTCTTAGGGGAAGACTGTTGTTTTTTCATTAATGCCTCGGGGGTAGTTCAGAACAAGGTCCAGGAGTTGAGAGAAAGCATCAGATTTAGACAGGCCAAGTCAGGCGGTTCCGACTTTTTCGGATGGTGGAAGTCATCTTGGGCAAAATGGCTTTTCCCACTTCTCAGACCCCTCACTGCCTTGTTCCTCATCCTGTCGATAGGACCTTGTGTTTTTCAGATCATCCTCCAGAGGGTCAGGGATCTGAACCAGACGGCTAATGGACGGATGCTGATAGTGGCCGAATACTCCAAACTCCCGTCCAGAGACCCTGAGGCCCCCTAA